The following proteins are co-located in the Flammeovirga kamogawensis genome:
- a CDS encoding FtsL-like putative cell division protein, with protein sequence MKTNTYKTIQEKPIEEKKISENKWVKRVPKWKFLSNDFEDDNSQYIQKVIFITLLGILYISNSFQAEKSEIRINKLEKSVEKLRVEYSTLKYDFINESKRSQIEERVAPLGLVPPETAPIVITVPNLEDN encoded by the coding sequence ATGAAAACAAATACGTATAAAACAATACAAGAAAAACCCATAGAAGAAAAGAAAATTTCTGAAAATAAATGGGTAAAACGTGTTCCAAAATGGAAGTTTTTATCCAATGATTTTGAGGATGACAATAGCCAATATATACAAAAGGTTATTTTTATTACTTTATTGGGTATTCTGTATATATCTAATAGTTTTCAGGCAGAAAAATCAGAGATTAGAATTAATAAATTAGAAAAGTCTGTTGAAAAACTACGTGTAGAATACAGTACTTTAAAATATGATTTTATTAATGAAAGTAAGCGTTCACAAATAGAGGAACGCGTTGCCCCCTTAGGACTTGTTCCCCCAGAAACTGCTCCTATTGTAATTACTGTTCCAAATTTAGAAGATAATTAA
- a CDS encoding DUF481 domain-containing protein, with product MKKLSILLLFLLPMYTFAQDIDSLVLINGDVIVGEIKNMDKGVVEIETPYSDSNFKIEWDGIEKMYCNTNFMITLSNGKRYNGHIRSTDPTVFQLITPTETVDVNPDNIVYLKSINNSFISKLSANVDVGYSYAKANNLSQLNASGYIGYTTHRWQVSINATSLKSTQDDVDPTERNEGGVTGKYFLPHDFYLTANVNFLSNTEQSIDLRTVGLLGIGKYIIHTNTAYWGFTTGASYLNESFDAVYNESTGNFETQSARSEAEWFLGTEINLFDTGDLSFMANAKGYRSLGGSDRWRADVGANVKYDLPLDFYIKMGYNMNYDTQPAEAGKEVDYQYTFGFGWEL from the coding sequence ATGAAGAAGCTGTCTATACTACTACTCTTCTTGTTACCTATGTATACTTTTGCACAAGACATTGATTCACTTGTGTTAATTAATGGTGACGTAATTGTAGGAGAAATCAAAAACATGGACAAAGGTGTTGTTGAAATTGAAACACCATACAGTGACTCAAACTTTAAGATTGAATGGGATGGAATTGAAAAGATGTATTGTAATACAAATTTTATGATCACTCTTTCTAATGGTAAAAGATATAATGGTCATATTAGATCTACAGACCCAACTGTTTTTCAATTAATTACTCCTACTGAAACCGTAGATGTAAATCCGGATAATATTGTTTATTTAAAGTCAATAAATAACTCATTTATCAGTAAGCTATCTGCTAACGTAGATGTAGGATATAGCTATGCAAAGGCAAATAATTTATCTCAATTAAATGCTTCTGGATATATTGGCTATACAACACATAGGTGGCAAGTTAGTATTAATGCTACAAGCTTAAAATCTACTCAAGATGATGTAGACCCTACTGAAAGAAATGAAGGTGGAGTAACAGGTAAATATTTCTTACCTCATGACTTTTACCTTACTGCAAACGTAAACTTCCTTTCGAATACGGAGCAATCTATTGATCTACGTACAGTTGGTCTACTTGGTATTGGTAAGTACATAATTCATACAAATACAGCATATTGGGGTTTCACAACGGGTGCATCGTACTTGAATGAATCTTTTGATGCTGTATATAATGAAAGTACAGGGAATTTTGAAACTCAGTCTGCTAGATCAGAGGCTGAATGGTTTCTAGGTACTGAAATTAACCTTTTTGACACTGGGGACCTTTCTTTTATGGCCAATGCTAAAGGATATCGTTCTTTAGGTGGCAGTGACCGTTGGAGGGCTGACGTTGGAGCAAATGTAAAGTATGATTTACCTCTAGACTTCTATATTAAAATGGGGTATAATATGAACTACGATACTCAACCTGCTGAAGCTGGTAAAGAAGTCGATTACCAATATACTTTCGGTTTTGGTTGGGAACTTTAG